The segment TGGAAAGGGAAACCTTTGTTTCTCAATATGATTTCAAGaagaaaagagaaaaaaggGAATTACAACAAAAGGATTCATTAAAAAGAGCGAAATGTGTAGATGATCCAACAGATCAGGTTCTACAGTATTTAGAAAAATCAGATGTAAACAACAAGACAAATAAAGCTCAACAAGGTGAAATTAATACTCATAAAGAACCTAATAGTATGTTACCAAATAAATCGGAAAATATTACAACTCCTGCAACTAGTCTtgtttcaaaaaaaatgttatatgaAAGTAAAATTCAAAGTATGCAGCCTATGAGAAATATTAAGTATAAAGATAAGAAAGGTGAAAAAAGTATTAATTTTCTAGTTCGCCCTGTATCAAATGTTGAGAAACCTATAAATAATGAGCAAGAGGAAGATCACTCATTGAATAGTGATTTGTTACAAAAAGGTGAAACATTTGTTAATAATGATACATTACAAGATGGTGATACcctacaaaataataataataatgataataataatgataatactaatgaacataataataataataatgataatagttTATTTTCTAATAACGATATATTCTCAAATAATGATGCATGTTCAAATAATGACACGTGTTCTAATAATGATACATTATCGAATACTGAGGTGTTACCAAAAGATTcttatgatgaaaataaaaaattagatGATATTAACGAattcaatttattattaaaagaagcTATTAAAAAAGCAAACGAATGTGAAAATCCAAAAGAGGATGTAGAATTAGGAGGAGATGAAAATCCAGATATTATAagaatgaaatattataaatctaAATTTCATTTAGATGATAATGATGCTATAGAAGATTTTATTAAAGATGttgtttataaatatgttgaaGGATTAGCTTGGGTTCTGgcatattattttcaatcTTGTCCTATGTGGCATTggtattatccatattattatgctCCATTATCATCAGATTTAATTGTTGATAATATAACCTTTAATTTTGAAAAAGATGAACCATTATTACCATTCGAACAATTATTATGTGTCTTACCAGCTAATTCAAGCCATTGTTTACcaaaaatgtataaacaATTAATGTTACATAAAGATTCACCTATTATCGATTTTTATCCTCATACTTTTAAAGAAGaacaaaatggaaaaaaatataaataccaATGGATTATATTACTTCCATTTGTTGATAAGGAGAGAATAATTAAACACGCAAGACCTTTACATGAtacattaaataatgatgaaaaaaaaagaaataggaGGGGTctcaataaaatatatgttagcTCAAATCATCCATTATCGAAAACAATAACAAAatctattaaaaattatttaaaagaagttaaagaaaaggaatcattaaaaaatgaagatgcattaataaatatgcaaaataaagaagatattGAAAATTTCCATAATGCTGAACGAAATGAAGCTAATATGAATGATGAACAACAAGATAATGAACAAAAGGACACtgtaagtaataataataataataataataataatgaaaatcaaaatataatcaacaaaaatgataacaataacaacaacaacaacaagaACAATACATATGatgtttattttaaaaatatgaatataaccATTCCAATAACTACCAACAGAAATATTAATCTCTTTGGATATTTAAATTGTAAACATGAAGAAAGTGATGTACAtatacttaaaaaaatatttaaattctcATCGAACTTTTCATCAACTTGTAATAGTGCTTTCTATTTACAACCAGAATTTGAAAAACATTCATCAGCACTCTTGAAGAACCATATTAGACccaaaaatgttttaaatgtactagatataaataacgaagaaagaaaattaaGATTTAACGCACCAGCTGCTAAAAGGATGATTTTAAATAGTTTAAGCAATAATCATCCACAAATCTATTCTTTCACGAAATATAACCAATCAAGAAATCAAGAAACgaatcatcattatcataatcCTAATCATTATTCAAATGATCCTAGGTTAAATAATGCTtaccattataataataaagtaaGAGATAATAtgcaaaattataataatagtgcaaattataattatacaaagacaccaaaaaattataattatcatcataatcaAAATTTCCAAgatcaaaattataataataacttcCCAAACTTgtcacataaaaataataatatgtatcaaATGCCAAAAAAAAATCTCACATATTCACATGAACATAAAAAAGATGTaacttataataattataataattctagaaatacatataataaagataacaCAAATTACGAATCCCCATATAACGTGTCATACAATTcgcattataataataataattatatcaaGCATAAAAATGATCCCAAGTCATtctcaaataataatatatataataataatcccGCTCATagttatcatcataataattataaaaactatagtaataattatcataattaccACAACGAaggaaattattataaaaaggatCCCTACCATAACAACAGcagcaataataataataacacaaCTGGaaccaataaaaaaaataactacTATAATAATAGATCAATGCCTTATAAGGATAAATGATATTGAAGAACAAAtctatgaaataaatatatatgtgtatatattttttctttttcttatccCTTTAgaattaattattatgtatttagccttatacataaatatatatatatatatatataaggtatatatcaaaaacacaatttttaataaatttattattatatattttattatattccatTAAGAATGGAAATCAAAAATTCATTTTGTTACAtgtctttttcattttatttctatGTTATGTATAACttgttaataaattatatgaaattaaattattaacaaaaaaaaaaaaaaagaaaaaaaaaaaaaaaaaaaaaaaaaaaatgttatttgtataaatactataatatataatatataagtgtttctttttaatttataagaatttatttttttaatttattatttccctACTTTTTCACatgttttatttaatgtaatattgtgaaattgttttttttttttttttttttttttaaatatttatatataaatatatatatatatatatatatatttttttcttttttttttctttttttggtATTAAATCTgtgtatatgtaaatatatatattattatatatatatatatatatatatatatattatatacatatatacctTCATTAAAGGGGAAAgatttgaatattttttttaaagaggaattaaataaataaaaaaactatTGTACTGAatacaaattaaataatttactattttgttttgtataaaagatgaaatctataaaataatagaGGAAAgctaaaaaataacaatgcTAAAAATGTAGttctacaaatatatttatgtatttaatttgaaataaatatggaaatttatctttatttactTCGAAAGGAAAAAGTAAATAGGTCTGTAAATATGAATActcataaattatttatcatGCTGAACCTGAGAAGTATAGAAGAAACTTAACAACACGATCTAATCTAatctaatataatatatatataaagatcatatttaaaaaataatatatatattatataaaaatatgtctCTTTATACATTAAaagtattaattatattttgtgtgTTTGAAaggattatataaattaccATCGtgcattttatttaattatattttattttatgtataattttatttttttttatgaacgAGTCaggttatatttttatattttagctataaattatgaacaaaaaaaaaaaaaaataataaaaaataaaataatacaataaaaagataaataacCTGTCTTTATTATTAGTTGATTAATTAAACaatatgtacatttatatatttttttaagaaatacTGATTTGGTTGTACATGTGCACTATATAACTTCATATGAACAACAATAattctatttttaaaaatgaattttttttttttttgattattaAAATCAAAAGAAATGGGAAATTAATACTTGCTCGTTGGatacaataatataagtgttttatacatttaaaaataaaaaaatttacattaGTCTTATATAGTatctacatttttaaaacttatataataagtcattataaaaattaacatatataatatatattcagaAAATTTAAAGCATATATTCCTTGAcagttttgtttttttttcatttgtttcatttcattttatatttatttacatgtCCATAATTTTAACGGAAGTAATTTTATActttgtgtatatatatatatatatatatatatattttttcaaatgtGTACACGCACAAAtataacattaaaaaaaaggaacaaaaaaaaaatatatatatatatatatatatatatttacttatttatttacatttagaTTTACTCATTTAAGCATTTAACATGtgcaataatataatataggtttgttctttttataaacataaaatttaTCCATGTTCATCAATAGATggtcttatatatatatatgtaactaAATACATTACGtatattttctaaatatatattataaatattataaaaaatcattgtgtgttatatttttccataaATAAGACTTATAAATAGTGTCCAATTTTATTtcaatttaattaattatatctttttttgaaatattaatatatttattatttaaattaatacataattcatattatattatctcCTCTTTATGttaatgtttatttattttattttatttttttttttttttttttttgttttttcaagattataatatatagaagaattttttttttaatattatttttatgagtCCTCTGTTATTTAAAAAGATCGttgtgtttatatatatatatatataatatgcacTACTATAGTGAATCACGTCTCTTTTACacctttaaatattatttataaattttacatATCCATAAgataaatacatttatttgttcTATAAAGattgttttataaatatttacatattcttcataagaaaagaaaaaaaaattataatataatacattataatataatatataagtgATTTAAGAGATGGAAGTTATAACAGAAAAACCAAAAGTACAATTTAACTTTTATGATGAACAGAACAATAGCTATAATAATAGTACTGACTATCCAGAATTCTCTAAGGATAGTAATATAGATTATCAGCCTTATGTTTATACAAATAGAAAATTTCCTTTAGATAAAAATAGTGAACTAAGAAGAAAAGAATCTCCTAGTAGAAAACCAGGTTTATGTGTCGATGAAATATGTACGTGTGGATTTCATAGATGCCCTCGAATTATAAAATCGATACCTTTTGAAGGAGAAAGTAATTATCGAAGCGAATTTGGACCCAAAGCTTTGCCTGAATTGCCCCCtcaaatttatatgaaaCCACCAAAACCATTGCCTTTTGAGGGACAGACTAATTACAGAAGCGAATTTGGTCCCAAACCTTTGCCTGAATTACCACCTCAGATTTATATGAAACCACCAAAATCATTGCCTTTTGAGGGAGAAACAAATTACAGAAGTGAATTTGGGCCCAAACCTTTGCCAGAATTACCGCCAAGGATAGAAACTAAATTAGTGAAACCATTACCTTTTGAAGGTGAAAGTAATTATAGAAGTGAATTCGGTCCAAAACCTTTACCAGAATTACCACCTCAGATTTATATGAAACCACCAAAATCATTGCCTTTTGAGGGTGAGACTAATTACAGAAGTGAATTTGGGCCCAAACCTTTGCCTGAATTACCACCTCAGATTTATATGAAACCACCAAAATCATTGCCTTTTGAGGGAGAAACAAATTACAGAAGTGAATTTGGGCCCAAACCTTTGCCAGAATTACCGCCAAGGATAGAAACTAAATTAGTGAAACCATTACCTTTTGAAGGTGAAAGTAATTATAGAAGTGAATTCGGTCCAAAACCTTTACCAGAATTACCACCTCAGATTTATATGAAACCACCAAAATCATTGCCTTTTGAGGGTGAGACTAATTACAGAAGTGAATTTGGGCCCAAACCTTTGCCTGAATTACCACCTCAGATTTATATGAAACCAC is part of the Plasmodium falciparum 3D7 genome assembly, chromosome: 9 genome and harbors:
- a CDS encoding subpellicular microtubule protein 1, putative; amino-acid sequence: MEVITEKPKVQFNFYDEQNNSYNNSTDYPEFSKDSNIDYQPYVYTNRKFPLDKNSELRRKESPSRKPGLCVDEICTCGFHRCPRIIKSIPFEGESNYRSEFGPKALPELPPQIYMKPPKPLPFEGQTNYRSEFGPKPLPELPPQIYMKPPKSLPFEGETNYRSEFGPKPLPELPPRIETKLVKPLPFEGESNYRSEFGPKPLPELPPQIYMKPPKSLPFEGETNYRSEFGPKPLPELPPQIYMKPPKSLPFEGETNYRSEFGPKPLPELPPRIETKLVKPLPFEGESNYRSEFGPKPLPELPPQIYMKPPKSLPFEGETNYRSEFGPKPLPELPPQIYMKPPKQLPFEGESNYRSDYGPKPLPELPPRIEMKLPKSLPFEGESNYRSEFGPKPLPELPPKIYMQPPKPLPFEGESNYRSEFGPKPLPELPPRHETKLVKQLPFEGESSYRTEYIRKVLPVCPVELLPKYPTPTYPSQHVFWDRETKKWY
- a CDS encoding exoribonuclease, putative, with the protein product MGVPTFYRWLVTRYPKIAKAVYETRDSDVYSRRTKYDENGEYFKVHDLNDYVNNTDELHCSDNINGYFDNMYLDMNGIIHLCSHSDNSKRAKSNEEIFLNVFLYVERLFDIIEPKKLLYMAIDGVAPKAKMNQQRSRRFKSISCSEIEKRAYLELKERFIAENKMVPEETTYWDSNVITPGTEFMHELSIALKYFIEHKITNDEKWKNVVVIFSDSNVCGEGEHKIFNFIKSQRAQPGYDPNTRHVIHGMDADLIMLSLASHEPYFYILREIIDLDPKSEEKEKTKKKEYVGMLKSYDDLHFCTRYAKKEKKLFNKYNDPNYANVTISKNASLNYEYWNELQILDLTILREYLLKDLFFDTSFNMERCLDDFIFICFFCGNDFLPHLPSISIAGGSIDQLILLYQKVLPTLGDYLINEGSINLKSFTKYISFIAEVERETFVSQYDFKKKREKRELQQKDSLKRAKCVDDPTDQVLQYLEKSDVNNKTNKAQQGEINTHKEPNSMLPNKSENITTPATSLVSKKMLYESKIQSMQPMRNIKYKDKKGEKSINFLVRPVSNVEKPINNEQEEDHSLNSDLLQKGETFVNNDTLQDGDTLQNNNNNDNNNDNTNEHNNNNNDNSLFSNNDIFSNNDACSNNDTCSNNDTLSNTEVLPKDSYDENKKLDDINEFNLLLKEAIKKANECENPKEDVELGGDENPDIIRMKYYKSKFHLDDNDAIEDFIKDVVYKYVEGLAWVLAYYFQSCPMWHWYYPYYYAPLSSDLIVDNITFNFEKDEPLLPFEQLLCVLPANSSHCLPKMYKQLMLHKDSPIIDFYPHTFKEEQNGKKYKYQWIILLPFVDKERIIKHARPLHDTLNNDEKKRNRRGLNKIYVSSNHPLSKTITKSIKNYLKEVKEKESLKNEDALINMQNKEDIENFHNAERNEANMNDEQQDNEQKDTVSNNNNNNNNNENQNIINKNDNNNNNNNKNNTYDVYFKNMNITIPITTNRNINLFGYLNCKHEESDVHILKKIFKFSSNFSSTCNSAFYLQPEFEKHSSALLKNHIRPKNVLNVLDINNEERKLRFNAPAAKRMILNSLSNNHPQIYSFTKYNQSRNQETNHHYHNPNHYSNDPRLNNAYHYNNKVRDNMQNYNNSANYNYTKTPKNYNYHHNQNFQDQNYNNNFPNLSHKNNNMYQMPKKNLTYSHEHKKDVTYNNYNNSRNTYNKDNTNYESPYNVSYNSHYNNNNYIKHKNDPKSFSNNNIYNNNPAHSYHHNNYKNYSNNYHNYHNEGNYYKKDPYHNNSSNNNNNTTGTNKKNNYYNNRSMPYKDK